Proteins encoded by one window of Geobacter sp. DSM 9736:
- a CDS encoding ribbon-helix-helix protein, CopG family — protein sequence MNRHQKEAVNVQSPNNKKREQRRTGKKRKERKPLQNIVSVRVSDQERKALEKVAASTSKSVSDIMREAIDLWKLQRRRVCLDG from the coding sequence ATGAACCGGCATCAAAAGGAGGCAGTGAACGTGCAGAGCCCCAATAACAAAAAACGGGAGCAGCGAAGAACCGGAAAGAAGCGGAAGGAGAGAAAACCGCTCCAGAACATAGTTTCGGTCAGGGTGAGCGACCAGGAAAGGAAAGCTCTGGAAAAGGTCGCCGCGTCCACGTCGAAAAGCGTGTCTGACATCATGCGTGAGGCGATAGATCTATGGAAGCTTCAGAGGCGGAGGGTCTGTCTCGATGGATGA
- a CDS encoding TerC family protein, whose protein sequence is MEWLTDPQVWLALVTLTGLEIVLGIDNIIFISILAGKLPAHQQEKARLTGLGLAMFIRVGLLFSLAWLMGLTAPIFSVLGNEISGRDLILISGGLFLLGKSTLEIHEKLEGEEGHSSTRAAASFAGIIVQILLLDIVFSLDSIITAIGMASQLWVMVTAVVIAVFFMMLFSGKISRFVERHPTIKMLALSFLILIGVALIGDGLDRHIPKGYIYFAMAFSVLVEMLNLRLRAKGEPVKLHSPYSENG, encoded by the coding sequence ATGGAATGGCTGACTGATCCGCAGGTGTGGCTGGCGCTGGTGACGCTTACAGGGCTTGAGATCGTCCTTGGGATCGATAACATCATATTCATTTCGATACTCGCGGGGAAGCTCCCCGCGCACCAGCAGGAGAAGGCGCGGCTTACTGGACTCGGACTGGCAATGTTCATTCGTGTGGGGCTCCTCTTTTCCCTCGCATGGCTCATGGGCCTCACTGCCCCTATCTTCTCGGTGCTCGGCAACGAAATTTCCGGACGCGACCTTATCCTCATTTCGGGCGGTCTCTTTCTGCTGGGAAAGAGTACCCTGGAGATCCACGAGAAGCTGGAGGGGGAGGAGGGTCATTCCTCGACCCGCGCCGCCGCGTCGTTTGCAGGAATCATTGTCCAGATACTGCTGCTTGACATCGTCTTTTCGCTCGACTCGATCATAACCGCCATCGGGATGGCGAGCCAGCTCTGGGTCATGGTGACGGCGGTCGTCATTGCCGTCTTCTTCATGATGCTCTTCTCGGGCAAGATCAGCAGGTTCGTGGAGCGGCATCCGACAATCAAGATGCTGGCGCTGAGTTTTCTGATACTGATCGGAGTCGCACTCATCGGCGACGGCCTCGACAGGCACATCCCGAAGGGATACATCTACTTCGCAATGGCTTTTTCGGTGCTGGTGGAGATGCTGAACCTGCGGCTGCGTGCCAAAGGGGAGCCGGTGAAGCTCCACTCTCCCTATAGCGAAAACGGGTAG
- a CDS encoding TIGR03960 family B12-binding radical SAM protein yields the protein MSDLNLLKVEKPARYMGGEMGAVRKDGAEVRFVLAFPDVYEVGMSHLGLKILYSVLNDVSWASAERAYAPWPDMEELLRRDRIQLSTLETGLPLAQADIVGFTLQYELSYSNILNMLELAGIPLLASERGEDAPLILGGGPCAYNPEPLAEFFDAFLIGDGEEAVLEIASVVREWKRDGGLRSELLERLAAIQGVYIPSFFNVEYDGEGRIAGILPLRDDYRRVRRRFLTRLDGAPYPAAPVVPFLKTVHDRVSLEISRGCTRGCRFCQAGYIYRPVRERSPRTVLQLVEEALRNSGYEEISLLSLSAGDYGCIAPLLKALMARHADDRIAVSFPSLRVGTLTKELVEEVKRVRKTGFTLAPEAGSERLRRVINKGIEEENLLRSAAEVYGAGWRMIKLYFMIGLPTETREDLLALIELARKVKLEGKRLGKGGDVNVAVSTFVPKAHTPFQWEAQISFEETLERQRFLRQELKRHRLNFKWQDASLSVMEGVFARGDRRLGRVLLEARRLGCRFDGWGEHFSMSKWQEAFATAGVDPAFYHRQRGFDEILPWDHLDCGVSSEYLRAEREKAGVEAVTPDCRTGCTGCGVCNFTDLKMLVHDADAAGELPAAVSKAAPLSTGERQRVRLRFTKTGRMRYLSHLEMIALFGRAVSRADIPVMFSQGFHPHPKFSFATALSVGVESYAEYMDMEVAAGFPPQLVMQGLNDVLPEGVMVAEAEEIPLRAQSLSVIINAVRYKVTLPPHLAAGLPGQAARFLSLDSCSYRREKKGKTQEFDLRHELVELKASGPVLEMVVRRGKPVEYAAAVTGLTVAELSESPVEKVEVIFASPEETHNEMCAPSI from the coding sequence ATGTCTGACCTGAATCTTCTGAAAGTGGAAAAGCCCGCCCGTTACATGGGGGGGGAGATGGGTGCGGTGCGAAAGGATGGCGCGGAGGTCCGTTTCGTGCTTGCGTTCCCCGATGTGTACGAAGTTGGCATGAGCCACCTGGGGCTGAAGATCCTGTATTCCGTACTTAACGATGTTTCATGGGCCTCCGCCGAGCGGGCCTATGCACCCTGGCCGGATATGGAAGAGTTGCTGCGGCGGGACCGCATTCAGCTCTCCACGCTGGAGACCGGGCTTCCGCTGGCCCAGGCGGACATCGTCGGATTCACTCTCCAGTACGAGCTGTCATACAGCAACATCCTGAACATGTTGGAACTGGCCGGCATCCCTCTGCTTGCCTCCGAACGGGGTGAGGATGCCCCACTCATTCTCGGCGGGGGGCCCTGCGCATACAACCCTGAGCCGCTGGCTGAATTTTTCGATGCTTTTCTCATAGGAGATGGTGAAGAGGCGGTTCTCGAGATAGCTTCCGTAGTCAGGGAATGGAAGCGGGATGGCGGATTGAGGAGCGAGCTTCTCGAGCGCCTTGCTGCTATCCAGGGAGTTTACATCCCTTCCTTCTTCAATGTGGAATATGACGGGGAGGGCAGAATCGCCGGAATCCTTCCGTTGCGGGACGACTACCGACGGGTCAGGCGGCGCTTTCTAACCCGGCTCGATGGTGCGCCCTATCCGGCGGCTCCGGTCGTTCCCTTCCTGAAGACGGTTCACGACCGTGTAAGCCTGGAGATTTCCCGCGGATGCACACGCGGCTGCCGGTTTTGCCAGGCGGGTTACATCTATAGGCCTGTGCGTGAAAGGTCGCCCCGTACGGTGCTCCAGCTTGTAGAAGAGGCGCTGCGCAATAGCGGCTACGAGGAGATATCCCTCCTTTCCCTCTCTGCCGGAGATTACGGTTGCATCGCGCCGCTTCTCAAGGCGCTCATGGCGCGCCATGCCGACGACCGCATAGCGGTATCCTTCCCTTCGCTTCGCGTTGGAACATTGACGAAGGAGCTGGTGGAGGAGGTGAAACGGGTTCGGAAAACCGGGTTTACCCTGGCTCCCGAGGCGGGGAGCGAGCGCCTTCGCCGGGTGATCAACAAGGGTATCGAGGAGGAGAACCTGCTGCGGTCGGCGGCGGAGGTCTACGGCGCCGGGTGGCGGATGATCAAGCTCTATTTCATGATCGGCCTTCCCACCGAGACGCGGGAAGACCTCCTCGCCCTGATCGAGCTGGCGCGAAAGGTAAAGCTGGAAGGAAAGCGGCTGGGCAAGGGGGGGGATGTCAATGTTGCCGTCAGCACCTTCGTTCCCAAGGCCCATACTCCTTTCCAGTGGGAGGCTCAGATAAGTTTCGAGGAGACCCTGGAGCGGCAGCGATTCCTGCGCCAGGAGCTAAAGCGGCACCGGCTCAACTTCAAGTGGCAGGATGCTTCTCTGTCGGTGATGGAGGGTGTTTTTGCCCGCGGGGATCGCAGGCTGGGTCGGGTGCTTCTGGAGGCCAGACGGTTAGGGTGCCGGTTTGACGGCTGGGGGGAGCACTTCAGCATGTCCAAATGGCAAGAGGCGTTTGCGACAGCGGGGGTCGATCCTGCTTTCTACCACCGGCAGCGCGGTTTCGACGAGATTCTGCCATGGGATCACCTTGATTGCGGAGTGAGCAGCGAGTACCTCCGCGCTGAACGGGAGAAGGCCGGGGTGGAAGCGGTCACTCCCGATTGCCGCACCGGCTGCACCGGTTGTGGTGTCTGCAACTTCACAGACTTGAAGATGCTTGTTCATGATGCCGATGCTGCGGGAGAGCTGCCGGCGGCCGTATCCAAGGCGGCGCCGTTGTCCACAGGGGAGCGCCAGCGGGTCAGGCTCCGGTTCACCAAGACCGGGCGAATGCGATATCTGAGTCATCTGGAAATGATCGCCCTTTTCGGGCGTGCGGTGTCCCGGGCGGATATCCCGGTCATGTTCTCCCAGGGCTTCCACCCGCACCCGAAATTTTCGTTCGCCACAGCCCTCTCGGTGGGAGTCGAATCATATGCGGAGTATATGGACATGGAAGTTGCAGCAGGTTTTCCTCCGCAGCTGGTCATGCAAGGCTTGAATGACGTTCTTCCGGAGGGTGTCATGGTCGCGGAAGCCGAGGAAATACCATTGCGGGCTCAATCATTGTCGGTTATCATTAATGCAGTTCGGTACAAGGTCACCCTGCCGCCCCACCTGGCAGCGGGTCTCCCCGGGCAGGCGGCTCGCTTTCTCTCCCTCGACAGCTGCTCCTATCGAAGAGAAAAAAAAGGAAAGACCCAGGAGTTCGACCTGCGCCACGAACTTGTGGAGCTTAAGGCATCGGGGCCGGTCCTGGAGATGGTCGTACGAAGGGGGAAGCCTGTCGAATACGCCGCCGCGGTTACTGGTCTCACTGTCGCGGAGCTGTCTGAATCGCCCGTCGAAAAGGTCGAGGTCATTTTTGCTTCACCGGAGGAGACCCATAACGAGATGTGCGCTCCCTCCATCTGA
- the rplU gene encoding 50S ribosomal protein L21 — MYAVIKTGGKQYKVSEGDLLKVEKLDGAVGDTVELSEVLMVGGEKVSIGTPLVPSASVVGKIVEQGKGKKILVFKSKRRKDSRKLRGHRQPRTILRIEKINA; from the coding sequence ATGTACGCAGTAATCAAAACCGGAGGGAAGCAGTACAAAGTTTCCGAAGGAGACCTGCTCAAGGTCGAAAAGCTCGATGGGGCGGTGGGTGACACCGTGGAGCTCAGCGAGGTCCTGATGGTTGGCGGCGAAAAGGTCAGTATCGGAACACCTTTAGTGCCCAGCGCGTCCGTGGTCGGCAAGATCGTCGAACAGGGAAAAGGAAAGAAGATTCTCGTCTTCAAGTCCAAGCGCCGCAAGGACTCCCGCAAGCTCAGGGGGCACCGTCAGCCGAGAACGATCCTCAGGATTGAAAAGATCAACGCATAG
- a CDS encoding Rne/Rng family ribonuclease → MGTELVINTTSHETRVALIENGTIAELYIERSKVKGIVGNIYKGRVIRVLPGMQAAFVDIGLEKAAFLYVADVFDAIEEYESFMDGNGKKEEPREGEGPVLHPLHPIEELLQEGQELLVQVSKEPIGTKGARITSHISLPGRHLVYMPTVDHVGISRRIEDEAERERLKEIVERIKPAGSGFIVRTVSEGKTEEDMISDMNYLTKLWEEIVRRKETASAPSLIHSDLDVTQKVVRDILTESVDRIVVDSKPEYDKIIQFISTFMAKTKYSIELYDEEEPIFDHYGLEVEISRALGRKVWLKSGGYIIIEQTEALTAIDVNTGRFVGKHNLEDTILKTNLEAVKEIAYQLRLRNIGGIIIIDFIDMEKEVNRDKVFTALEEALKLDKSKTNILKISELGLVEMTRKRVRESIGRMLCEPCPYCEGRGYVKSKTTVCYEIFRELRREMLDIRGTKAMLTVHPQVADLLYDEERRGLEELEKRFRKRITVRAKPGFHQEQFEIVIT, encoded by the coding sequence ATGGGTACCGAGCTTGTCATCAATACCACATCCCATGAGACACGGGTGGCGCTCATAGAGAACGGCACCATTGCGGAACTCTACATCGAGCGGAGCAAGGTCAAGGGAATCGTCGGGAACATCTATAAGGGACGGGTCATCCGGGTCCTGCCGGGGATGCAGGCTGCCTTCGTCGACATCGGACTCGAAAAGGCCGCATTTCTCTATGTGGCAGACGTTTTCGATGCAATAGAAGAGTATGAGTCGTTCATGGATGGGAACGGGAAAAAGGAGGAGCCGAGGGAAGGAGAGGGGCCCGTGCTTCATCCGCTTCATCCGATCGAGGAACTTCTCCAGGAGGGACAGGAACTTCTCGTGCAGGTCTCCAAGGAGCCGATCGGCACCAAGGGGGCGAGGATAACCTCACACATATCACTCCCCGGGCGCCATCTCGTCTACATGCCTACGGTGGACCATGTCGGCATCTCCCGCCGCATCGAGGATGAAGCGGAGCGGGAGCGGCTCAAGGAGATCGTCGAGCGCATCAAGCCGGCAGGTAGCGGGTTCATTGTCAGGACCGTTTCGGAAGGGAAGACCGAGGAGGACATGATCTCCGACATGAATTACCTGACGAAGCTGTGGGAGGAGATAGTCAGGCGGAAGGAGACTGCTTCCGCTCCCTCTCTCATCCATTCCGATCTGGATGTTACCCAGAAGGTTGTGCGCGATATTCTGACCGAGTCGGTCGACCGCATTGTTGTAGACTCCAAGCCCGAGTACGACAAGATCATTCAGTTCATTTCCACCTTCATGGCAAAAACGAAATATTCCATCGAACTCTATGACGAAGAGGAGCCGATCTTCGATCACTACGGCCTTGAAGTGGAAATCAGCCGGGCGCTGGGACGCAAGGTATGGCTCAAGAGCGGCGGTTACATCATCATTGAGCAGACCGAAGCCCTCACTGCGATCGATGTTAATACCGGGAGATTCGTCGGCAAGCATAACCTTGAGGATACGATCCTCAAGACCAACCTGGAAGCGGTGAAGGAGATCGCTTACCAGTTGCGGCTTCGCAACATCGGCGGAATCATCATAATCGACTTCATAGACATGGAGAAGGAGGTGAACCGTGACAAGGTGTTCACCGCCCTCGAAGAGGCGTTGAAGCTCGACAAGTCGAAGACGAACATCCTGAAGATCTCCGAACTGGGCCTTGTGGAGATGACGCGCAAGCGCGTGCGTGAAAGCATCGGCCGCATGCTGTGCGAGCCCTGCCCTTACTGCGAAGGGCGTGGATACGTCAAGTCCAAGACAACCGTGTGCTATGAAATCTTCCGGGAGCTGCGCCGGGAGATGCTGGACATACGCGGCACCAAAGCGATGCTCACGGTCCATCCACAGGTTGCAGATCTTCTGTACGACGAAGAGCGGCGAGGCCTGGAAGAACTGGAAAAACGGTTCAGGAAGCGGATTACGGTGCGGGCGAAGCCCGGTTTTCATCAGGAGCAGTTCGAAATCGTCATCACCTGA
- a CDS encoding Rieske (2Fe-2S) protein, which translates to MVFAAKVSEVPNWGKKIVSVNGTQVLLVQSKGEFYACEPECPHQGAPLSGALLKEAGTITCQRHGYRFDLKTGACAGFPQYTLKVYPVRVEGENIMVDLG; encoded by the coding sequence ATGGTATTCGCTGCGAAAGTTTCAGAGGTTCCGAACTGGGGTAAGAAGATTGTTTCCGTTAACGGTACCCAGGTCCTTCTCGTTCAGAGCAAGGGGGAGTTCTATGCCTGTGAGCCTGAATGTCCGCACCAGGGTGCGCCTCTTTCGGGGGCGCTGTTAAAGGAGGCCGGCACCATCACCTGTCAGCGCCACGGTTACCGTTTCGACCTGAAAACCGGTGCATGCGCAGGATTTCCCCAGTACACCCTCAAAGTATACCCTGTAAGGGTCGAGGGAGAGAACATCATGGTTGACTTGGGGTAG